Proteins from a single region of Cydia pomonella isolate Wapato2018A chromosome 13, ilCydPomo1, whole genome shotgun sequence:
- the LOC133524429 gene encoding perilipin-4-like isoform X14 codes for MFSGIADKNLGAFRSIGEKTASLFERKKKDVEQVASEKAQEAAHVVEDQVKKAGELVGGAQSTANDAASSANNAKNSAIDALDKELSKVSLAAGEAQDAANRAVADGKKVVDTAKDTIATSVDNTKKSAEAAVNAAKETLSSTVDATQIAAQNALDTGKSYATSAKDTVSSTIQSTVDTTQKVAQTAVETGKTYATSAKDTVSNTVQNTVEGTKNITQSAVDQSKAYIGSAKDTAQHTLQSALDTSMSYAYSAYDIGKSYVDSARDTVSNTVDNTKKAAESTIETSKTYVGSAKDTIQSTVYSTVDTTKQVAQNALEKGKGYVDSAKDTVASTVDTTKKTAAAAVETGVSYAGAAKGTIANTVSSTVDVTKNVAASAVEKGTSIVGSAKGTVVNTVDATKTAAATAVETGSSYLVSAKDTVASTVDASKNAAASAVETGTSYLGSARDTVANTVHSTVDVTKNVAASAVEKGSALVGSAKDTVANTVHSTVDVTKNVAASAVEKGSALVGSAKDTVASTVDASKNAAASAVETGTSYLGSARDTVANTVHSTVDVTKNVAASAVEKGSALVGSAKDTVASTVDASKNAAASAVETGTSYLGSARDTVANTVHSTVDVTKNVTASAVEKGSALVGSAKDTVASTVDASKNAAASAVETGTSYLGSARDTVANTVHSTVDVTKNVAASAVEKGSALVGSAKDTVASSVDATKTAAANAVETGSSYLGSAKDSVANTVHSTVDATKNLTASAVEKGTSYVGAAKDTVANTVHSTVDATKNLTTSAVEKGTSYVGAAKDSVASTLSSTVDATKNVTASAVETGSSFVGSAKDTLANTVDATKNAAASAVEKGTSLVGSAKDTVASTVQSTVDTTKSFAGNVVDKGSSLVGSAKDLTSSIYNTENTEVSSEDVKGIVEDTNERVQNGISSALIQTNGVAGSFHDGIQSKFSSTKATEAAASCKKVAENTTDTIHSTVDSTKKAAEEAKAQAAKAAEDAKEKARQAAEAAAAEAKRAANAAMEESKKAAEKAAADASNAVNSTVDNTLKRVEAAADEGIKNAGHVVDAKIKDADKYLSEKRDALASNLSTAMHDGSEGAAGLLSKGLAAFPK; via the exons ATGTTCAGCGGCATTGCAG ACAAAAACCTTG GAGCCTTCAGAAGCATCGGAGAGAAGACAGCGTCGCTGTTCGAGCGCAAGAAGAAGGATGTTGAACAGGTGGCTTCGGAGAAGGCTCAGGAGGCCGCCCACGTCGTGGAAGATCAGGTCAAGAAGGCCGGGGAGCTAGTTGGTGGAGCGCAGTCGACTGCCAATGACGCAGCGAGCTCAG CCAACAACGCCAAGAACTCAGCCATCGATGCCCTGGACAAGGAGCTGTCAAAGGTGTCCCTGGCGGCTGGAGAGGCGCAGGACGCCGCCAACCGAGCCGTCGCTGATGGCAAGAAGGTCGTTGACACTGCTAAAG ATACAATTGCAACATCCGTAGATAATACCAAAAAATCAGCAGAGGCAGCAGTCAACGCAGCTAAAg AGACCCTATCGAGCACAGTAGATGCCACACAAATAGCCGCACAGAACGCCCTCGACACTGGCAAATCGTACGCCACTAGTGCTAAAG ATACCGTTTCAAGCACAATCCAAAGCACTGTAGATACAACACAAAAGGTAGCCCAAACGGCTGTGGAAACAGGCAAAACTTATGCTACATCCGcaaaag ATACAGTATCCAACACTGTGCAAAATACAGTGGAGGGtactaaaaatattacacaaagTGCTGTTGATCAGAGCAAAGCTTACATCGGCAGTGCAAAAG ATACGGCCCAGCACACGCTCCAAAGTGCCCTGGACACGTCAATGAGCTATGCGTATTCGGCTTATGATATCGGAAAATCCTATGTTGATAGCGCTAGAG ATACAGTATCAAATACTGTAGATAATACTAAAAAAGCTGCAGAAAGTACGATCGAAACTAGCAAAACATACGTCGGTTCAGccaaag ATACTATTCAGAGTACTGTGTATAGCACTGTAGATACAACGAAGCAAGTTGCTCAAAATGCGTTAGAAAAAGGGAAGGGTTATGTTGATAGTGCCAAAG atACAGTAGCGAGTACGGTAGATACGACCAAAAAAACAGCAGCGGCCGCGGTAGAGACAGGCGTATCATATGCCGGTGCCGCTAAAG gCACCATTGCAAACACTGTCAGTAGCACAGTAGATGTGACAAAAAATGTAGCCGCGTCAGCAGTAGAAAAGGGAACTTCAATTGTAGGAAGTGCTAAAG GTACCGTTGTCAATACCGTTGATGCAACTAAAACAGCGGCTGCTACGGCGGTTGAAACGGGTTCTTCGTATTTAGTCAGTGCTAAAG aTACCGTTGCCAGTACTGTAGATGCTTCCAAAAATGCAGCCGCGTCTGCAGTTGAAACGGGCACTTCATATTTGGGAAGTGCTAGAG atACTGTAGCAAACACAGTTCATAGTACTGTAGACGTAACAAAGAATGTAGCGGCGTCAGCTGTTGAAAAGGGCTCTGCGTTAGTAGGAAGTGCTAAAG atACTGTAGCAAACACAGTCCATAGTACTGTAGACGTAACAAAGAATGTAGCGGCGTCAGCTGTTGAAAAGGGCTCTGCGTTAGTAGGAAGCGCTAAAG ATACAGTTGCCAGTACTGTAGATGCTTCCAAAAATGCAGCCGCATCTGCGGTTGAAACGGGCACTTCGTATTTAGGAAGTGCTAGAg atACTGTAGCAAACACCGTCCATAGTACTGTAGACGTAACAAAGAATGTAGCGGCGTCAGCTGTTGAAAAGGGCTCTGCATTAGTAGGAAGCGCTAAAG ATACCGTTGCCAGTACTGTAGATGCTTCCAAAAATGCAGCCGCATCTGCGGTTGAAACGGGCACTTCGTATTTAGGAAGTGCTAGAg atACTGTAGCAAACACCGTCCATAGTACTGTAGACGTAACAAAGAATGTAACGGCGTCAGCTGTTGAAAAGGGCTCAGCGTTAGTAGGAAGTGCTAAAG ATACCGTTGCCAGTACTGTAGATGCTTCCAAAAATGCAGCCGCATCTGCGGTTGAAACGGGCACTTCGTATTTAGGAAGTGCTAGAg atACTGTAGCAAACACCGTCCATAGTACTGTAGACGTAACCAAGAACGTAGCGGCGTCAGCTGTTGAAAAGGGCTCGGCGTTAGTAGGAAGTGCTAAAG ATACTGTAGCCAGTTCTGTCGATGCTACTAAAACTGCGGCAGCGAACGCTGTAGAAACAGGCAGTTCATATTTAGGAAGTGCTAAAG attcGGTTGCCAACACTGTCCATAGTACCGTAGATGCGACTAAAAATTTAACAGCATCTGCCGTTGAAAAGGGCACATCTTACGTGGGTGCTGCTAAAG atACGGTGGCCAACACTGTCCATAGCACTGTAGATGCGACAAAAAATTTAACAACATCTGCCGTTGAAAAGGGCACATCGTATGTAGGCGCTGCCAAAG ATAGCGTAGCGAGCACACTTTCTAGTACAGTAGACGCTACTAAAAACGTCACGGCGTCTGCTGTTGAGACCGGTTCCTCGTTTGTAGGCAGTGCCAAAg acacCCTTGCAAATACTGTAGACGCAACCAAGAATGCGGCGGCGTCCGCTGTTGAAAAGGGAACGTCTTTAGTAGGAAGTGCTAAAG ATACCGTAGCAAGCACAGTACAAAGCACTGTAGATACCACTAAAAGCTTTGCCGGTAACGTGGTGGATAAGGGATCGTCGCTTGTTGGAAGCGCCAAAG ACCTAACAAGCTCGATTTATAATACTGAAAATACTGAGGTTTCATCAGAGGACGTAAAGGGCATTGTAGAAGATACTAATG AACGCGTCCAAAATGGCATCTCATCTGCTTTGATCCAGACCAATGGAGTCGCTGGCAGCTTCCACG ATGGAATTCAAAGCAAATTCAGCTCTACAAAGGCTACTGAGGCGGCGGCTAGTTGCAAGAAAGTCGCAGAAAATACGACTG ACACAATCCACTCGACGGTAGACAGCACGAAGAAGGCGGCAGAGGAGGCCAAAGCGCAGGCGGCGAAGGCCGCCGAAGACGCCAAGGAAAAGGCCCGACAGGCCGCGGAGGCCGCTGCTGCTGAGGCCAAGAGAGCGGCCA ACGCAGCGATGGAAGAATCCAAAAAAGCAGCTGAGAAAGCCGCAGCGGACGCTAGCAACGCCGTGAACAGCACCGTTGACAACACGCTGAAGCGCGTGGAAGCCGCCGCCGATGAGGGCATCAAGAACGCCGGACACGTCGTCGACGCCAAAATTAAGGACGCCGACAAATACCTCAGCGAGAAGCGCGACGCG CTCGCATCGAACCTATCGACGGCAATGCACGACGGCTCCGAGGGCGCCGCCGGCCTGCTGAGCAAGGGGCTCGCCGCGTTCCCCAAATAA
- the LOC133524429 gene encoding perilipin-4-like isoform X4 — protein sequence MFSGIADKNLGAFRSIGEKTASLFERKKKDVEQVASEKAQEAAHVVEDQVKKAGELVGGAQSTANDAASSANNAKNSAIDALDKELSKVSLAAGEAQDAANRAVADGKKVVDTAKDTIATSVDNTKKSAEAAVNAAKETLSSTVDATQIAAQNALDTGKSYATSAKDTVSSTIQSTVDTTQKVAQTAVETGKTYATSAKDTVSNTVQNTVEGTKNITQSAVDQSKAYIGSAKDTAQHTLQSALDTSMSYAYSAYDIGKSYVDSARDTVSNTVDNTKKAAESTIETSKTYVGSAKDTIQSTVYSTVDTTKQVAQNALEKGKGYVDSAKDTVASTVDTTKKTAAAAVETGVSYAGAAKGTIANTVSSTVDVTKNVAASAVEKGTSIVGSAKGTVVNTVDATKTAAATAVETGSSYLVSAKDTVANTVHSTADTTKNVAACAVEKGSALVGSAKDTVASTVDASKNAAASAVETGTSYLGSARDTVANTVHSTVDVTKNVAASAVEKGSALVGSAKDTVANTVHSTVDVTKNVAASAVEKGSALVGSAKDTVASTVDASKNAAASAVETGTSYLGSARDTVANTVHSTVDVTKNVAASAVEKGSALVGSAKDTVASTVDASKNAAASAVETGTSYLGSARDTVANTVHSTVDVTKNVTASAVEKGSALVGSAKDTVASTVDASKNAAASAVETGTSYLGSARDTVANTVHSTVDVTKNVAASAVEKGSALVGSAKDTVASSVDATKTAAANAVETGSSYLGSAKDSVANTVHSTVDATKNLTASAVEKGTSYVGAAKDTVANTVHSTVDATKNLTTSAVEKGTSYVGAAKDSVASTLSSTVDATKNVTASAVETGSSFVGSAKDTLANTVDATKNAAASAVEKGTSLVGSAKDTVASTVQSTVDTTKSFAGNVVDKGSSLVGSAKDLTSSIYNTENTEVSSEDVKGIVEDTNERVQNGISSALIQTNGVAGSFHDTIHSTVDSTKKAAEEAKAQAAKAAEDAKEKARQAAEAAAAEAKRAANAAMEESKKAAEKAAADASNAVNSTVDNTLKRVEAAADEGIKNAGHVVDAKIKDADKYLSEKRDALASNLSTAMHDGSEGAAGLLSKGLAAFPK from the exons ATGTTCAGCGGCATTGCAG ACAAAAACCTTG GAGCCTTCAGAAGCATCGGAGAGAAGACAGCGTCGCTGTTCGAGCGCAAGAAGAAGGATGTTGAACAGGTGGCTTCGGAGAAGGCTCAGGAGGCCGCCCACGTCGTGGAAGATCAGGTCAAGAAGGCCGGGGAGCTAGTTGGTGGAGCGCAGTCGACTGCCAATGACGCAGCGAGCTCAG CCAACAACGCCAAGAACTCAGCCATCGATGCCCTGGACAAGGAGCTGTCAAAGGTGTCCCTGGCGGCTGGAGAGGCGCAGGACGCCGCCAACCGAGCCGTCGCTGATGGCAAGAAGGTCGTTGACACTGCTAAAG ATACAATTGCAACATCCGTAGATAATACCAAAAAATCAGCAGAGGCAGCAGTCAACGCAGCTAAAg AGACCCTATCGAGCACAGTAGATGCCACACAAATAGCCGCACAGAACGCCCTCGACACTGGCAAATCGTACGCCACTAGTGCTAAAG ATACCGTTTCAAGCACAATCCAAAGCACTGTAGATACAACACAAAAGGTAGCCCAAACGGCTGTGGAAACAGGCAAAACTTATGCTACATCCGcaaaag ATACAGTATCCAACACTGTGCAAAATACAGTGGAGGGtactaaaaatattacacaaagTGCTGTTGATCAGAGCAAAGCTTACATCGGCAGTGCAAAAG ATACGGCCCAGCACACGCTCCAAAGTGCCCTGGACACGTCAATGAGCTATGCGTATTCGGCTTATGATATCGGAAAATCCTATGTTGATAGCGCTAGAG ATACAGTATCAAATACTGTAGATAATACTAAAAAAGCTGCAGAAAGTACGATCGAAACTAGCAAAACATACGTCGGTTCAGccaaag ATACTATTCAGAGTACTGTGTATAGCACTGTAGATACAACGAAGCAAGTTGCTCAAAATGCGTTAGAAAAAGGGAAGGGTTATGTTGATAGTGCCAAAG atACAGTAGCGAGTACGGTAGATACGACCAAAAAAACAGCAGCGGCCGCGGTAGAGACAGGCGTATCATATGCCGGTGCCGCTAAAG gCACCATTGCAAACACTGTCAGTAGCACAGTAGATGTGACAAAAAATGTAGCCGCGTCAGCAGTAGAAAAGGGAACTTCAATTGTAGGAAGTGCTAAAG GTACCGTTGTCAATACCGTTGATGCAACTAAAACAGCGGCTGCTACGGCGGTTGAAACGGGTTCTTCGTATTTAGTCAGTGCTAAAG atacCGTTGCAAATACTGTTCATAGCACAGCAGACACAACTAAAAATGTTGCCGCATGTGCTGTTGAAAAGGGTTCAGCATTAGTAGGAAGTGCTAAAG aTACCGTTGCCAGTACTGTAGATGCTTCCAAAAATGCAGCCGCGTCTGCAGTTGAAACGGGCACTTCATATTTGGGAAGTGCTAGAG atACTGTAGCAAACACAGTTCATAGTACTGTAGACGTAACAAAGAATGTAGCGGCGTCAGCTGTTGAAAAGGGCTCTGCGTTAGTAGGAAGTGCTAAAG atACTGTAGCAAACACAGTCCATAGTACTGTAGACGTAACAAAGAATGTAGCGGCGTCAGCTGTTGAAAAGGGCTCTGCGTTAGTAGGAAGCGCTAAAG ATACAGTTGCCAGTACTGTAGATGCTTCCAAAAATGCAGCCGCATCTGCGGTTGAAACGGGCACTTCGTATTTAGGAAGTGCTAGAg atACTGTAGCAAACACCGTCCATAGTACTGTAGACGTAACAAAGAATGTAGCGGCGTCAGCTGTTGAAAAGGGCTCTGCATTAGTAGGAAGCGCTAAAG ATACCGTTGCCAGTACTGTAGATGCTTCCAAAAATGCAGCCGCATCTGCGGTTGAAACGGGCACTTCGTATTTAGGAAGTGCTAGAg atACTGTAGCAAACACCGTCCATAGTACTGTAGACGTAACAAAGAATGTAACGGCGTCAGCTGTTGAAAAGGGCTCAGCGTTAGTAGGAAGTGCTAAAG ATACCGTTGCCAGTACTGTAGATGCTTCCAAAAATGCAGCCGCATCTGCGGTTGAAACGGGCACTTCGTATTTAGGAAGTGCTAGAg atACTGTAGCAAACACCGTCCATAGTACTGTAGACGTAACCAAGAACGTAGCGGCGTCAGCTGTTGAAAAGGGCTCGGCGTTAGTAGGAAGTGCTAAAG ATACTGTAGCCAGTTCTGTCGATGCTACTAAAACTGCGGCAGCGAACGCTGTAGAAACAGGCAGTTCATATTTAGGAAGTGCTAAAG attcGGTTGCCAACACTGTCCATAGTACCGTAGATGCGACTAAAAATTTAACAGCATCTGCCGTTGAAAAGGGCACATCTTACGTGGGTGCTGCTAAAG atACGGTGGCCAACACTGTCCATAGCACTGTAGATGCGACAAAAAATTTAACAACATCTGCCGTTGAAAAGGGCACATCGTATGTAGGCGCTGCCAAAG ATAGCGTAGCGAGCACACTTTCTAGTACAGTAGACGCTACTAAAAACGTCACGGCGTCTGCTGTTGAGACCGGTTCCTCGTTTGTAGGCAGTGCCAAAg acacCCTTGCAAATACTGTAGACGCAACCAAGAATGCGGCGGCGTCCGCTGTTGAAAAGGGAACGTCTTTAGTAGGAAGTGCTAAAG ATACCGTAGCAAGCACAGTACAAAGCACTGTAGATACCACTAAAAGCTTTGCCGGTAACGTGGTGGATAAGGGATCGTCGCTTGTTGGAAGCGCCAAAG ACCTAACAAGCTCGATTTATAATACTGAAAATACTGAGGTTTCATCAGAGGACGTAAAGGGCATTGTAGAAGATACTAATG AACGCGTCCAAAATGGCATCTCATCTGCTTTGATCCAGACCAATGGAGTCGCTGGCAGCTTCCACG ACACAATCCACTCGACGGTAGACAGCACGAAGAAGGCGGCAGAGGAGGCCAAAGCGCAGGCGGCGAAGGCCGCCGAAGACGCCAAGGAAAAGGCCCGACAGGCCGCGGAGGCCGCTGCTGCTGAGGCCAAGAGAGCGGCCA ACGCAGCGATGGAAGAATCCAAAAAAGCAGCTGAGAAAGCCGCAGCGGACGCTAGCAACGCCGTGAACAGCACCGTTGACAACACGCTGAAGCGCGTGGAAGCCGCCGCCGATGAGGGCATCAAGAACGCCGGACACGTCGTCGACGCCAAAATTAAGGACGCCGACAAATACCTCAGCGAGAAGCGCGACGCG CTCGCATCGAACCTATCGACGGCAATGCACGACGGCTCCGAGGGCGCCGCCGGCCTGCTGAGCAAGGGGCTCGCCGCGTTCCCCAAATAA
- the LOC133524429 gene encoding perilipin-4-like isoform X19 — protein MFSGIADKNLGAFRSIGEKTASLFERKKKDVEQVASEKAQEAAHVVEDQVKKAGELVGGAQSTANDAASSANNAKNSAIDALDKELSKVSLAAGEAQDAANRAVADGKKVVDTAKDTIATSVDNTKKSAEAAVNAAKETLSSTVDATQIAAQNALDTGKSYATSAKDTVSSTIQSTVDTTQKVAQTAVETGKTYATSAKDTVSNTVQNTVEGTKNITQSAVDQSKAYIGSAKDTAQHTLQSALDTSMSYAYSAYDIGKSYVDSARDTVSNTVDNTKKAAESTIETSKTYVGSAKDTVASTVDTTKKTAAAAVETGVSYAGAAKGTIANTVSSTVDVTKNVAASAVEKGTSIVGSAKGTVVNTVDATKTAAATAVETGSSYLVSAKDTVANTVHSTADTTKNVAACAVEKGSALVGSAKDTVASTVDASKNAAASAVETGTSYLGSARDTVANTVHSTVDVTKNVAASAVEKGSALVGSAKDTVANTVHSTVDVTKNVAASAVEKGSALVGSAKDTVASTVDASKNAAASAVETGTSYLGSARDTVANTVHSTVDVTKNVAASAVEKGSALVGSAKDTVASTVDASKNAAASAVETGTSYLGSARDTVANTVHSTVDVTKNVTASAVEKGSALVGSAKDTVASTVDASKNAAASAVETGTSYLGSARDTVANTVHSTVDVTKNVAASAVEKGSALVGSAKDTVASSVDATKTAAANAVETGSSYLGSAKDSVANTVHSTVDATKNLTASAVEKGTSYVGAAKDTVANTVHSTVDATKNLTTSAVEKGTSYVGAAKDSVASTLSSTVDATKNVTASAVETGSSFVGSAKDTLANTVDATKNAAASAVEKGTSLVGSAKDTVASTVQSTVDTTKSFAGNVVDKGSSLVGSAKDLTSSIYNTENTEVSSEDVKGIVEDTNERVQNGISSALIQTNGVAGSFHDGIQSKFSSTKATEAAASCKKVAENTTDTIHSTVDSTKKAAEEAKAQAAKAAEDAKEKARQAAEAAAAEAKRAANAAMEESKKAAEKAAADASNAVNSTVDNTLKRVEAAADEGIKNAGHVVDAKIKDADKYLSEKRDALASNLSTAMHDGSEGAAGLLSKGLAAFPK, from the exons ATGTTCAGCGGCATTGCAG ACAAAAACCTTG GAGCCTTCAGAAGCATCGGAGAGAAGACAGCGTCGCTGTTCGAGCGCAAGAAGAAGGATGTTGAACAGGTGGCTTCGGAGAAGGCTCAGGAGGCCGCCCACGTCGTGGAAGATCAGGTCAAGAAGGCCGGGGAGCTAGTTGGTGGAGCGCAGTCGACTGCCAATGACGCAGCGAGCTCAG CCAACAACGCCAAGAACTCAGCCATCGATGCCCTGGACAAGGAGCTGTCAAAGGTGTCCCTGGCGGCTGGAGAGGCGCAGGACGCCGCCAACCGAGCCGTCGCTGATGGCAAGAAGGTCGTTGACACTGCTAAAG ATACAATTGCAACATCCGTAGATAATACCAAAAAATCAGCAGAGGCAGCAGTCAACGCAGCTAAAg AGACCCTATCGAGCACAGTAGATGCCACACAAATAGCCGCACAGAACGCCCTCGACACTGGCAAATCGTACGCCACTAGTGCTAAAG ATACCGTTTCAAGCACAATCCAAAGCACTGTAGATACAACACAAAAGGTAGCCCAAACGGCTGTGGAAACAGGCAAAACTTATGCTACATCCGcaaaag ATACAGTATCCAACACTGTGCAAAATACAGTGGAGGGtactaaaaatattacacaaagTGCTGTTGATCAGAGCAAAGCTTACATCGGCAGTGCAAAAG ATACGGCCCAGCACACGCTCCAAAGTGCCCTGGACACGTCAATGAGCTATGCGTATTCGGCTTATGATATCGGAAAATCCTATGTTGATAGCGCTAGAG ATACAGTATCAAATACTGTAGATAATACTAAAAAAGCTGCAGAAAGTACGATCGAAACTAGCAAAACATACGTCGGTTCAGccaaag atACAGTAGCGAGTACGGTAGATACGACCAAAAAAACAGCAGCGGCCGCGGTAGAGACAGGCGTATCATATGCCGGTGCCGCTAAAG gCACCATTGCAAACACTGTCAGTAGCACAGTAGATGTGACAAAAAATGTAGCCGCGTCAGCAGTAGAAAAGGGAACTTCAATTGTAGGAAGTGCTAAAG GTACCGTTGTCAATACCGTTGATGCAACTAAAACAGCGGCTGCTACGGCGGTTGAAACGGGTTCTTCGTATTTAGTCAGTGCTAAAG atacCGTTGCAAATACTGTTCATAGCACAGCAGACACAACTAAAAATGTTGCCGCATGTGCTGTTGAAAAGGGTTCAGCATTAGTAGGAAGTGCTAAAG aTACCGTTGCCAGTACTGTAGATGCTTCCAAAAATGCAGCCGCGTCTGCAGTTGAAACGGGCACTTCATATTTGGGAAGTGCTAGAG atACTGTAGCAAACACAGTTCATAGTACTGTAGACGTAACAAAGAATGTAGCGGCGTCAGCTGTTGAAAAGGGCTCTGCGTTAGTAGGAAGTGCTAAAG atACTGTAGCAAACACAGTCCATAGTACTGTAGACGTAACAAAGAATGTAGCGGCGTCAGCTGTTGAAAAGGGCTCTGCGTTAGTAGGAAGCGCTAAAG ATACAGTTGCCAGTACTGTAGATGCTTCCAAAAATGCAGCCGCATCTGCGGTTGAAACGGGCACTTCGTATTTAGGAAGTGCTAGAg atACTGTAGCAAACACCGTCCATAGTACTGTAGACGTAACAAAGAATGTAGCGGCGTCAGCTGTTGAAAAGGGCTCTGCATTAGTAGGAAGCGCTAAAG ATACCGTTGCCAGTACTGTAGATGCTTCCAAAAATGCAGCCGCATCTGCGGTTGAAACGGGCACTTCGTATTTAGGAAGTGCTAGAg atACTGTAGCAAACACCGTCCATAGTACTGTAGACGTAACAAAGAATGTAACGGCGTCAGCTGTTGAAAAGGGCTCAGCGTTAGTAGGAAGTGCTAAAG ATACCGTTGCCAGTACTGTAGATGCTTCCAAAAATGCAGCCGCATCTGCGGTTGAAACGGGCACTTCGTATTTAGGAAGTGCTAGAg atACTGTAGCAAACACCGTCCATAGTACTGTAGACGTAACCAAGAACGTAGCGGCGTCAGCTGTTGAAAAGGGCTCGGCGTTAGTAGGAAGTGCTAAAG ATACTGTAGCCAGTTCTGTCGATGCTACTAAAACTGCGGCAGCGAACGCTGTAGAAACAGGCAGTTCATATTTAGGAAGTGCTAAAG attcGGTTGCCAACACTGTCCATAGTACCGTAGATGCGACTAAAAATTTAACAGCATCTGCCGTTGAAAAGGGCACATCTTACGTGGGTGCTGCTAAAG atACGGTGGCCAACACTGTCCATAGCACTGTAGATGCGACAAAAAATTTAACAACATCTGCCGTTGAAAAGGGCACATCGTATGTAGGCGCTGCCAAAG ATAGCGTAGCGAGCACACTTTCTAGTACAGTAGACGCTACTAAAAACGTCACGGCGTCTGCTGTTGAGACCGGTTCCTCGTTTGTAGGCAGTGCCAAAg acacCCTTGCAAATACTGTAGACGCAACCAAGAATGCGGCGGCGTCCGCTGTTGAAAAGGGAACGTCTTTAGTAGGAAGTGCTAAAG ATACCGTAGCAAGCACAGTACAAAGCACTGTAGATACCACTAAAAGCTTTGCCGGTAACGTGGTGGATAAGGGATCGTCGCTTGTTGGAAGCGCCAAAG ACCTAACAAGCTCGATTTATAATACTGAAAATACTGAGGTTTCATCAGAGGACGTAAAGGGCATTGTAGAAGATACTAATG AACGCGTCCAAAATGGCATCTCATCTGCTTTGATCCAGACCAATGGAGTCGCTGGCAGCTTCCACG ATGGAATTCAAAGCAAATTCAGCTCTACAAAGGCTACTGAGGCGGCGGCTAGTTGCAAGAAAGTCGCAGAAAATACGACTG ACACAATCCACTCGACGGTAGACAGCACGAAGAAGGCGGCAGAGGAGGCCAAAGCGCAGGCGGCGAAGGCCGCCGAAGACGCCAAGGAAAAGGCCCGACAGGCCGCGGAGGCCGCTGCTGCTGAGGCCAAGAGAGCGGCCA ACGCAGCGATGGAAGAATCCAAAAAAGCAGCTGAGAAAGCCGCAGCGGACGCTAGCAACGCCGTGAACAGCACCGTTGACAACACGCTGAAGCGCGTGGAAGCCGCCGCCGATGAGGGCATCAAGAACGCCGGACACGTCGTCGACGCCAAAATTAAGGACGCCGACAAATACCTCAGCGAGAAGCGCGACGCG CTCGCATCGAACCTATCGACGGCAATGCACGACGGCTCCGAGGGCGCCGCCGGCCTGCTGAGCAAGGGGCTCGCCGCGTTCCCCAAATAA